The following proteins come from a genomic window of Winogradskyella sp. PC-19:
- a CDS encoding 6-pyruvoyl trahydropterin synthase family protein encodes MKVTVCRRAHFNAAHRLYRKDWSFEKNDQIFGKCNNPNFHGHNYELIAAVTGDIDPETGYVIDVKILKDLIKSEVEDAFDHKNLNLEVPEFQDLNPTAENIVVVIYNKLKAKLDSKFDLEITLYETPRNFVKYSGE; translated from the coding sequence ATGAAAGTAACCGTATGTAGACGTGCACATTTTAATGCAGCACATAGATTATATCGAAAAGATTGGAGTTTCGAAAAGAATGACCAAATATTCGGAAAGTGTAATAACCCAAACTTTCATGGACACAACTATGAATTAATAGCAGCTGTCACTGGAGATATTGACCCAGAAACAGGTTATGTTATTGATGTAAAGATTTTAAAAGACCTAATTAAGTCTGAGGTAGAAGATGCATTTGATCATAAAAATCTAAATCTTGAAGTGCCAGAGTTTCAGGATTTAAATCCTACAGCCGAAAATATTGTTGTCGTTATTTATAATAAACTAAAAGCCAAATTAGACTCTAAATTTGATTTAGAAATCACACTTTACGAAACTCCTCGTAACTTTGTGAAATATTCAGGTGAATAA
- a CDS encoding type I phosphomannose isomerase catalytic subunit, with the protein MQQNLHPLKFSPILKDKIWGGQKISKYLNKPSDSNQLGESWEISAVEGDTSVVFNGELKGKSLKQLLEEFKSDLVGHKNYAQFGNKFPLLIKFIDAKQDLSIQLHPNDRLAAERHNSFGKTEMWHVMQADNNSNLIVGFNQKVTPKKYLQHLENKTLTEILNFDKVKKGDTYFIEVGRVHAIGAGVMLAEIQQTSDITYRVYDWDRVDDHGNERELHNDLAIDAIDFDMQDNFRVQYSTSKNQSNKMVSCQYFTTNYIHLNTEVKKQNTLDSFVIYICTEGSAKITTDFGIEIIKKGETLLLPAVIKNYSIQSDNAELLEVYV; encoded by the coding sequence ATGCAACAAAATCTACATCCTTTAAAGTTTAGTCCTATCCTAAAAGATAAAATTTGGGGAGGCCAAAAAATTTCAAAATACCTTAACAAACCGTCTGACTCAAATCAGTTAGGAGAGAGTTGGGAGATTAGCGCTGTAGAAGGCGACACTTCTGTAGTATTTAACGGAGAGTTAAAAGGAAAATCCCTAAAACAACTTCTTGAAGAATTTAAATCTGATTTAGTCGGACATAAAAATTATGCTCAGTTTGGTAACAAATTTCCATTACTTATCAAGTTTATTGATGCAAAACAAGACTTAAGCATACAATTACACCCAAACGATAGATTAGCTGCAGAACGCCATAACTCTTTTGGTAAGACCGAAATGTGGCATGTTATGCAAGCAGATAATAATTCAAATCTAATTGTTGGTTTTAATCAAAAGGTAACACCTAAGAAATACCTTCAGCATTTAGAAAACAAAACACTTACTGAGATTTTAAATTTTGATAAAGTAAAAAAAGGAGACACTTATTTTATTGAGGTTGGTCGTGTTCACGCTATTGGTGCTGGCGTTATGCTAGCCGAAATCCAGCAGACTAGTGATATCACATATCGTGTTTACGATTGGGATAGAGTAGATGACCATGGTAATGAACGAGAGTTACACAACGACTTGGCAATCGATGCAATAGATTTTGATATGCAAGACAATTTTAGAGTACAATACAGTACCTCTAAAAATCAGTCAAACAAAATGGTCAGTTGCCAATATTTTACGACTAATTATATTCACCTTAATACTGAAGTCAAAAAACAAAACACCTTAGATTCTTTTGTGATATACATTTGCACCGAAGGTTCTGCGAAGATTACGACTGATTTTGGTATAGAAATAATTAAAAAAGGAGAAACACTTCTTTTACCAGCGGTAATCAAAAACTACAGCATACAAAGTGACAATGCCGAACTATTAGAAGTCTACGTTTAG
- a CDS encoding DUF4369 domain-containing protein — translation MTKIKNLLYTAIIASLLFSCNNDSDTNFTLKGYVKNLKKGVVYLQKDGKSTIIDLDSVVVKGEPNFELKANIKEPVLLYLKLQKNDGQEHYIPFFADKGVTEINTTLKGFTGEAKIKGSKQQDVLEDYQELMTDFKNKNLDLIEANFEAIKKNDTATTNSLYKQSERLLRLKYASTINFALNHKDSEVAPYLALYEIPNTSAKYVDSIYNNLTEDIRASYYGKKLGKVLSDFKKAQDSIK, via the coding sequence ATGACTAAGATTAAAAATCTACTATATACAGCTATTATAGCTTCTCTATTATTTTCTTGTAACAACGATAGTGACACTAACTTCACCCTAAAAGGTTATGTGAAAAATCTTAAAAAAGGAGTCGTATATCTACAAAAAGACGGCAAGTCTACAATTATTGACTTAGACTCTGTAGTTGTAAAAGGCGAACCAAATTTTGAACTTAAAGCCAATATCAAAGAACCAGTATTATTGTATTTAAAGCTTCAAAAAAATGATGGGCAAGAGCATTACATTCCGTTTTTTGCAGACAAAGGCGTTACTGAAATCAATACCACATTAAAAGGATTTACTGGCGAAGCAAAAATCAAAGGCTCTAAACAACAAGATGTATTAGAAGACTACCAAGAGTTAATGACAGATTTTAAAAACAAAAATCTAGACCTTATCGAAGCTAACTTCGAAGCTATTAAGAAAAACGATACTGCCACAACTAATTCGCTATACAAACAATCTGAACGCTTATTGAGACTTAAATATGCCTCGACGATTAACTTTGCATTAAATCATAAGGATAGCGAAGTCGCACCATACTTGGCGCTTTACGAAATACCAAATACTAGTGCAAAGTATGTAGACAGCATCTACAATAATCTTACCGAAGATATCAGAGCATCCTACTACGGTAAAAAGTTAGGAAAAGTATTATCTGACTTTAAAAAAGCTCAGGATAGTATTAAATAA
- a CDS encoding DUF819 domain-containing protein: protein MLALGIVFFSESFKTGFWSKFYKIVPGLFVAYMLPALLTTLGLISPEWETIEKDNSIVKHGTNLYYVSSRYLLPAALVLMTLSIDLKGVFNLGWKALVMFFAGTIGILIGGPIALLLIALFNPDLIGVTGPDAVWRGLSTLAGSWIGGGANQTAMLEIYGYNQKLYGGMVFVDIVVANIWMALILIGIGKRNRFNKWLKADTSAIEDLKEKVSQFSESVKRNPSLTDIMIIAALAFGAVSIAHLCAGYLGPYFEILVDGIKSSTTKNIFTFLSSEFFWMISIATLLAIGLSYTKAKNYEGAGASKFGSVFIYILVATIGMKMDLSLIFDNGWLILIGIIWMTIHALLLIVVAKIIKAPYFFLAVGSQANVGGAASAPIVASAFHPSLATVGVLLAVFGYAVGTIAAIGCTILMQIAAGG from the coding sequence ATGCTAGCTCTAGGTATAGTATTCTTTTCTGAATCCTTCAAAACTGGTTTCTGGTCAAAGTTTTACAAAATTGTACCTGGACTATTTGTTGCATATATGCTACCTGCCCTGTTGACAACATTGGGGCTAATCTCACCAGAATGGGAAACAATAGAAAAAGACAATTCAATTGTGAAACATGGCACTAATCTCTACTATGTATCAAGTCGTTATTTATTACCAGCAGCTTTGGTATTAATGACACTAAGTATTGACTTAAAAGGAGTATTTAATCTAGGCTGGAAAGCCTTAGTTATGTTTTTTGCAGGAACAATTGGGATTTTAATTGGAGGTCCAATCGCATTACTTTTAATCGCGCTGTTTAATCCAGATTTAATAGGTGTTACAGGCCCAGATGCTGTGTGGCGTGGCTTATCTACTTTGGCTGGAAGTTGGATAGGTGGTGGTGCCAACCAAACCGCAATGCTCGAAATTTATGGGTATAATCAAAAACTATATGGAGGAATGGTATTTGTAGATATTGTAGTGGCAAATATTTGGATGGCATTAATTTTAATCGGTATAGGAAAAAGAAATCGCTTCAATAAATGGTTAAAAGCTGACACCTCAGCAATTGAAGATTTGAAAGAAAAAGTTTCTCAATTTTCTGAAAGTGTAAAAAGGAATCCTTCTCTTACAGATATTATGATTATTGCTGCGCTCGCGTTTGGTGCTGTCAGTATTGCACATTTGTGCGCAGGATATTTAGGTCCTTATTTTGAAATCCTAGTTGATGGTATTAAGAGCTCAACCACAAAAAATATATTTACATTCTTAAGCTCAGAATTCTTTTGGATGATTAGTATCGCGACCTTACTAGCTATAGGCTTATCATATACCAAAGCCAAAAATTACGAAGGTGCTGGCGCTAGTAAATTCGGGAGTGTCTTTATTTATATACTAGTTGCAACTATAGGTATGAAAATGGATTTATCCTTAATTTTTGATAACGGTTGGCTTATTCTTATTGGTATAATATGGATGACCATTCACGCGTTATTACTTATTGTGGTCGCAAAAATCATAAAAGCACCTTACTTTTTCTTGGCGGTTGGTAGTCAAGCCAATGTTGGTGGTGCTGCCTCTGCTCCTATTGTTGCATCTGCTTTTCATCCTTCATTGGCGACAGTAGGTGTTTTATTAGCAGTGTTTGGTTATGCCGTCGGAACTATAGCAGCGATTGGCTGTACAATTTTAATGCAAATTGCTGCTGGCGGTTAG
- a CDS encoding Arc family DNA binding domain-containing protein: MAKKKAFALRINEDMLKAIEKWAADEFRSTNGQLEWMLMQTLKEHKRQPKQKDKE, translated from the coding sequence ATGGCTAAGAAAAAAGCATTTGCATTACGGATTAATGAAGATATGCTCAAAGCTATTGAAAAATGGGCTGCGGACGAATTTCGCAGCACTAATGGTCAATTAGAGTGGATGTTAATGCAAACCCTAAAAGAGCACAAACGCCAACCCAAACAAAAAGATAAAGAGTGA
- a CDS encoding DUF4177 domain-containing protein, producing MKEYKVIVPKLGMRNRIQKYEDLLNQYAREGWIVKQVVGTLIILERDKNR from the coding sequence ATGAAAGAATATAAAGTAATAGTACCAAAACTTGGTATGAGAAATCGAATACAGAAGTATGAAGATTTATTAAATCAATATGCTAGAGAAGGCTGGATAGTTAAGCAAGTCGTTGGAACTTTAATAATTCTAGAACGCGATAAAAATAGATAA
- a CDS encoding SPFH domain-containing protein gives MKEEKIIVPANGYLMLFVFLILFFGSIALIPIYETPWPAFGIVAALVIAFGFLMVQPNGSRVLLLFGKYVGTVKKNGYYWVNPFYTKKKISLRASNFDSERLKVNDKLGNPVMISTILVWRVENTYKAAFDVDNYENFVRVQTDAAVRKLASMYPYDNFADEGHDEDITLRSSVNEVSTALEKEIDERLSIAGIEVLEARIGYLAYAQEIANAMLKRQQATAIVAARHKIVEGAVSMVEMAIEELNKKDVVNLDEERKAAMVSNLMVVLCGDKDASPVVNTGTLSH, from the coding sequence ATGAAAGAAGAGAAAATCATCGTCCCAGCAAATGGTTACCTAATGTTATTTGTATTCCTAATATTATTTTTTGGGAGTATTGCACTTATCCCAATCTACGAAACTCCATGGCCTGCATTTGGTATCGTAGCAGCTTTAGTCATTGCTTTTGGTTTTTTAATGGTACAACCTAACGGATCTAGAGTTCTTCTTTTATTCGGAAAGTATGTTGGCACTGTAAAAAAGAATGGTTACTACTGGGTGAATCCTTTTTATACAAAAAAGAAAATATCATTACGTGCTAGTAACTTTGATAGTGAGCGTTTAAAGGTAAATGACAAACTAGGTAATCCAGTAATGATAAGTACCATTTTAGTTTGGCGTGTAGAAAATACATATAAAGCAGCTTTTGATGTCGATAACTACGAAAACTTTGTTAGAGTGCAAACAGATGCTGCCGTACGTAAGTTAGCGAGTATGTACCCTTATGACAATTTCGCTGATGAAGGTCATGACGAAGACATCACACTTCGTTCTAGTGTTAACGAAGTGAGTACTGCTCTAGAAAAAGAAATAGATGAGCGCTTGTCTATTGCAGGTATCGAAGTACTCGAAGCTCGTATTGGATACTTAGCTTATGCTCAAGAAATTGCAAATGCTATGCTTAAGCGTCAACAAGCTACAGCTATTGTAGCTGCAAGACACAAAATTGTAGAAGGTGCAGTAAGTATGGTCGAAATGGCTATTGAAGAACTAAACAAAAAAGATGTTGTCAATCTAGATGAAGAGCGCAAAGCTGCTATGGTAAGTAACCTAATGGTAGTGTTATGCGGCGACAAAGACGCGTCTCCAGTAGTAAATACAGGAACTTTAAGTCACTAA
- a CDS encoding alpha/beta hydrolase family protein: MKFILYVLAFLLVSFTSAQEKTYTETEIEISELIDGSLIIPKSYSKNDLVIIIAGSGPTNRNGNQNFLKSNNLKKLAEGLAKNDIASFRYDKRIVKQIKTGKVDVKSMRFEDFVYDAKDVVKYFKDKNEYSNIYIAGHSQGSLVGLLAIDSSVKGFISIAGAGQNIGDVIVEQINNTARQFVDQTKKVISNLKAGKTTTDFPPELASMFNLDTQPFMISWMAYNPSTLINELKTPTLILNGTKDLQVSVEEAKLLANANPDAELKIIDNMNHVLFTIEGDRLENSKSYGESFRKINPELINSIVGFIKKQE, translated from the coding sequence ATGAAATTCATATTATACGTATTAGCTTTTCTACTTGTAAGCTTTACTTCTGCTCAGGAAAAAACATACACTGAAACTGAGATTGAAATTTCGGAATTAATCGATGGCAGCTTAATTATTCCAAAAAGTTATAGTAAAAATGATTTGGTTATAATCATTGCTGGCTCTGGTCCAACCAACCGTAATGGCAATCAAAACTTTTTAAAAAGTAATAATCTTAAAAAATTAGCTGAAGGATTAGCAAAAAATGATATTGCATCTTTTAGATATGATAAACGCATCGTCAAGCAAATCAAAACTGGCAAGGTCGATGTTAAGTCTATGCGTTTTGAAGATTTTGTGTATGATGCAAAAGATGTCGTCAAATATTTTAAGGATAAAAATGAATATTCAAACATATACATAGCTGGTCATAGCCAAGGTAGTTTGGTCGGACTACTTGCAATTGATAGTAGCGTAAAGGGTTTTATATCCATTGCTGGTGCTGGTCAAAACATCGGAGATGTCATTGTGGAACAAATAAATAATACCGCAAGACAATTTGTTGATCAAACTAAGAAGGTTATATCTAATTTAAAAGCAGGCAAGACAACAACAGATTTTCCGCCTGAGCTTGCTTCAATGTTTAATTTAGACACACAACCATTTATGATTTCCTGGATGGCTTACAATCCAAGTACTTTAATAAACGAATTAAAAACACCGACCCTAATCCTTAATGGCACAAAAGACTTACAGGTTTCTGTAGAAGAAGCCAAACTTTTAGCAAATGCAAATCCAGATGCTGAATTAAAGATTATAGATAACATGAATCATGTTTTATTTACAATAGAAGGTGATAGATTAGAAAATTCTAAATCATATGGTGAATCATTTAGAAAAATCAATCCAGAATTGATTAATTCCATAGTCGGATTTATTAAAAAACAAGAGTAA
- a CDS encoding alpha-ketoglutarate-dependent dioxygenase AlkB family protein has product MDLFSEEKQEFHLPDADLIYVPNCFSKTEADTHFKSLRHNTNWQEDDITIFGKTYKQPRLTALYSENNKPYSYSSITMYPEPYTSEITNIKHKVEELAKSHFNTVLLNLYRHGNDSNGWHADNEKELGKHPVIASVTFGEERPFHFKHRRIKNERHKLTLKHGSLLIMKGAMQEHWLHQIAKTKKEIGERINLTFRTIN; this is encoded by the coding sequence ATGGATTTATTTTCTGAAGAAAAACAAGAATTTCATTTACCAGATGCAGATCTTATTTATGTACCAAATTGTTTTTCAAAGACTGAAGCTGACACACATTTTAAGTCGCTCCGTCATAATACAAATTGGCAAGAAGACGACATTACTATATTTGGAAAAACCTATAAACAGCCAAGATTAACAGCGCTTTATAGTGAGAATAACAAACCATACTCTTACTCTAGTATTACTATGTATCCAGAACCTTATACTTCTGAAATTACAAATATTAAACATAAAGTAGAAGAGTTAGCAAAGTCTCATTTTAATACTGTTTTATTAAATCTATACCGCCACGGAAATGACAGTAACGGTTGGCATGCAGATAACGAGAAAGAATTGGGTAAACATCCTGTAATTGCTTCTGTTACTTTTGGCGAAGAACGTCCATTCCATTTTAAACACCGAAGAATAAAAAATGAAAGACATAAGCTTACACTTAAACACGGTAGTTTATTAATTATGAAAGGTGCTATGCAAGAACATTGGTTACATCAAATAGCAAAAACAAAAAAAGAAATAGGAGAGCGAATTAATCTAACATTCAGGACTATAAATTAA
- a CDS encoding M15 family metallopeptidase yields the protein MKFYKNRVFILFVGLVFLAMQQKNAIPDSFVKVSDVISDLNVELKYYSTHNFVGDTIDGYKSNTLYLTKASAKRLKLVQDELQTQNLCLKVYDGYRPQRAVNHFVRWARQINDTLKKAEFYPHVNKRDLFREGYIASKSGHSRGSTVDLTITNGETGIPLDMGSPFDFFGEQSWVDYPNITEEQKKNRQLLQSVMIKYGFRNYPKEWWHFTLRGEPFPSTFFDFEIVD from the coding sequence ATGAAGTTTTACAAAAATAGAGTATTTATCCTTTTTGTTGGATTAGTCTTTTTGGCAATGCAGCAAAAAAATGCGATTCCTGATAGTTTTGTAAAGGTTTCTGATGTAATTTCGGATTTAAATGTTGAGCTTAAATATTATTCAACTCATAATTTTGTTGGCGATACTATAGATGGTTATAAATCCAATACGCTTTATCTCACTAAGGCATCTGCAAAGCGCCTAAAATTGGTTCAAGATGAGTTGCAAACGCAAAACTTATGTCTTAAAGTTTATGACGGTTATAGACCGCAGCGTGCAGTCAATCATTTTGTGCGTTGGGCACGACAGATTAATGATACTTTAAAAAAGGCTGAATTTTATCCTCATGTAAACAAGCGAGATCTATTTAGAGAAGGTTATATAGCTAGTAAATCAGGACACAGTCGCGGTAGTACCGTTGACTTAACAATCACTAATGGAGAAACTGGAATTCCTTTAGATATGGGAAGCCCTTTTGATTTTTTTGGTGAACAATCTTGGGTTGATTATCCCAATATTACTGAAGAACAAAAGAAAAATCGTCAGCTTTTACAGTCAGTAATGATTAAGTATGGCTTTAGAAATTATCCCAAAGAATGGTGGCACTTTACGCTACGAGGAGAACCATTTCCAAGCACTTTTTTTGATTTTGAGATTGTGGATTAA